One Aegilops tauschii subsp. strangulata cultivar AL8/78 chromosome 7, Aet v6.0, whole genome shotgun sequence genomic window carries:
- the LOC109767333 gene encoding uncharacterized protein isoform X2, whose protein sequence is MAAALLSPASPLPRSSSAAHPRSKGAAGAAWCAPPSRRRAVSCSCAPDSWSRGLERRQLVLSGLACSFAIVLPISVVESCAAAAEVDDDGVKMAMLVDETNAYSFLYPVQLPGKKTSFRWVESRKSERYSSAAPLSPDARQRIVSERLDMINNAVISVSIGPPSSRFLPSKDKKTWAAKDVADCVLSDKSSLKVTTSQRMAESSVLDAHTTDVDGEPYWYYEYIVRKSPTKSDGFVHSPFFSLGFLYSLNASTLSKQWESTSYFRGQRQEPSSDDPRPGYRRDRGGRKRLTAQKRKEIKEAFDLFDTDGSGTIDARELNVAMRALGFEMTPEQIQQMIAEVDKDGSGTIDLDEFIHMMTDKMGERDARDELHKAFRIIDQDANGKISDMDIQRLAIEAGEHFTLDEVREMIQAADENGDGEVDMEEFMKMMKRTGFGAGF, encoded by the exons atggcggcggcgcTTCTCTCCCCGgcctcccccctcccccgctcCTCCTCCGCGGCCCACCCCAG GAGCAAGGGCGCGGCTGGTGCAGCATGGTGCGCTCCGCCGTCCAGGAGGAGGGCGGTCTCGTGCTCGTGCGCGCCCGATTCGTGGAGCCGCGGGCTGGAGCGGAGGCAGCTCGTGCTGTCCGGCCTCGCCTGCTCCTTTGCAATCGTCCTCCCGATTTCAG TAGTAGAATCGTGTGCTGCTGCTGCCGAGGTGGACGACGACGGCGTGAAGATGGCCATGCTGGTAGACGAGACCAACGCCTACTCTTTTCTTTACCCGGTTCAGCTGCCAGGGAAGAAAACCTCCTTCAGATG GGTAGAGTCGAGGAAATCGGAGCGATATTCCTCTGCGGCGCCACTATCTC CTGATGCACGGCAACGCATCGTATCGGAGCGCCTTGACATGATCAACAATGCTGTCATCTCAGTCTCG ATTGGGCCACCAAGTTCACGCTTTCTACCTTCGAAAGACAAGAAAACTTGGGCTGCAAAAGATGTTGCTGATTGCGTTCTGTCTGACAAATCTTCATTG AAGGTAACGACAAGCCAGCGAATGGCGGAGAGTTCCGTCCTTGATGCACACACTACAGAT GTTGATGGAGAGCCATACTGGTATTATGAATATATTGTTCGGAAATCACCAACAAAATCT GATGGCTTTGTTCACTCCCCTTTCTTTTCACTAGGTTTCCTCTACTCGTTAAATGCCTCCACTCTCAGCAAGCAGTGGGAATCT ACGAGCTACTTCAGAGGGCAGCGGCAGGAGCCTTCTTCTGATGATCCCCGGCCCGGTTACCGGAGGGACAGGGGCGGCCGCAAGCGCCTGACGGCGCAGAAGAGGAAGGAGATCAAGGAGGCCTTCGATCTCTTCGACACCGACGGCTCCGGCACCATCGATGCAAGGGAGCTCAACGTCGCAATGAG AGCGCTGGGGTTTGAGATGACGCCGGAGCAGATCCAGCAGATGATCGCGGAGGTGGACAAGGACGGCAGCGGGACCATCGACCTGGACGAGTTCATACACATGATGACGGACAAGATGGGCGAGAGGGACGCCAGGGACGAGCTCCACAAGGCCTTCCGGATCATCGACCAGGACGCCAAC GGGAAGATATCGGATATGGACATCCAGCGGCTGGCCATCGAGGCCGGCGAGCACTTCACGCTCGACGAGGTCAGAGAGATGATCCAGGCCGCCGACGAAAACG GTGACGGCGAGGTCGACATGGAGGAGTTCATGAAGATGATGAAGCGGACGGGCTTCGGCGCCGGATTCTAG
- the LOC109767333 gene encoding probable calcium-binding protein CML8 isoform X1: MTSYFRGQRQEPSSDDPRPGYRRDRGGRKRLTAQKRKEIKEAFDLFDTDGSGTIDARELNVAMRALGFEMTPEQIQQMIAEVDKDGSGTIDLDEFIHMMTDKMGERDARDELHKAFRIIDQDANGKISDMDIQRLAIEAGEHFTLDEVREMIQAADENGDGEVDMEEFMKMMKRTGFGAGF; this comes from the exons ATG ACGAGCTACTTCAGAGGGCAGCGGCAGGAGCCTTCTTCTGATGATCCCCGGCCCGGTTACCGGAGGGACAGGGGCGGCCGCAAGCGCCTGACGGCGCAGAAGAGGAAGGAGATCAAGGAGGCCTTCGATCTCTTCGACACCGACGGCTCCGGCACCATCGATGCAAGGGAGCTCAACGTCGCAATGAG AGCGCTGGGGTTTGAGATGACGCCGGAGCAGATCCAGCAGATGATCGCGGAGGTGGACAAGGACGGCAGCGGGACCATCGACCTGGACGAGTTCATACACATGATGACGGACAAGATGGGCGAGAGGGACGCCAGGGACGAGCTCCACAAGGCCTTCCGGATCATCGACCAGGACGCCAAC GGGAAGATATCGGATATGGACATCCAGCGGCTGGCCATCGAGGCCGGCGAGCACTTCACGCTCGACGAGGTCAGAGAGATGATCCAGGCCGCCGACGAAAACG GTGACGGCGAGGTCGACATGGAGGAGTTCATGAAGATGATGAAGCGGACGGGCTTCGGCGCCGGATTCTAG
- the LOC109767332 gene encoding red chlorophyll catabolite reductase 1, chloroplastic gives MAALSPVAGLTLVEEEQRRTRESFPPATRKRYPDSTARLHAYSTPRTRGDSLAFTLPHLPSLPIQWLETAHLCLLLLFHASSLSARSLAMLLRPEHRLRSPPATAPAPSRASISVSAPARPAVSRLPRGALRLPRAASPLRGKASSAVRASAGPAGMPSVAHREVARAVAGEAEARLGDRLLPSAVPADVAEFRNGDGTALGSLDVRRGAPGSSIDFMLQSSLHCKVPNGAIDITSLFINLNASTDAPHFVMEFIQGSPTSMVVLLDLLPRKDLALHPEYIEKYYGNTEADKQRKIIEELPQARPYLSPSLFVRSAFSPTAVFFTIDCGQGGESVLEEIVHGHLASVVKGLLQIWLGTCAGDTSEVDEGEREIMVKRDRTVRSKSIEVDLTANLPRMFGPDVSGRVIAEIRKAFGVEEA, from the exons atggccgccctGTCGCCGGTGGCCGGCCTCACTCTCGTCGAGGAAGAGCAGAGGAGGACACGAGAGAGCTTCCCCCCGGCAACGAGGAAACGTTATCCTGATAGCACGGCACGGTTACACGCCTACTCCACGCCACGGACACGCGGTGACTCGTTGGCATTCACCCTGCCCCACCTTCCTTCTCTGCCCATCCAGTGGCTGGAGACCGCACACCTCTGCTTACTACTCCTATTCCACGCCTCGTCGCTGTCCGCGCGGTCGCTTGCCATGCTGCTCCGGCCAGAGCACCGCCTCCGCTCGCCGCCAGCGACCGCGCCCGCCCCTTCCCGAGCCTCCATTTCCGTCTCCGCGCCGGCGCGCCCTGCCGTCTCCCGCCTCCCTCGCGGCGCGCTCCGGCTCCCCCGCGCGGCTTCTCCGCTCAGGGGCAAAGCGTCGAGCGCCGTGCGCGCGTCGGCCGGACCGGCGGGCATGCCGTCCGTGGCGCACCGGGAGGTGGCGCGGGCCGTGGCGGGAGAGGCGGAGGCGCGGCTGGGCGACCGGCTGCTGCCCTCGGCCGTCCCCGCCGACGTCGCCGAGTTCCGCAACGGCGACGGCACCGCCCTCGGCTCCCTGGACGTGCGCCGCGGCGCGCCCGGCTCCTCG ATCGATTTCATGCTGCAGTCGTCGCTTCACTGCAAAGTCCCGAACGGTGCAATCGACATCACGTCTCTCTTCATTAACCTAAACGCCTCGACGGACGCGCCACATTTCGTCATGGAGTTCATACAGGGCAGCCCAACTTCAATGGTTGTGCTTCTGGACCTGCTGCCACGGAAAGACCTCGCGCTCCACCCGGAGTACATCGAGAAGTACTATGGAAATACTGAGGCGGACAAGCAACGCAAGATCATCGAAGAATTGCCGCAAGCCCGCCCGTACCTTTCGCCGTCCCTCTTCGTGCGCAGCGCGTTCTCTCCCACGGCGGTGTTCTTCACCATTGACTGTGGGCAAGGAGGGGAGAGTGTCTTGGAGGAGATAGTGCATGGTCATCTGGCGTCTGTTGTTAAGGGTCTTCTTCAGATATGGCTTGGTACTTGCGCCGGTGACACCTCTGAAGTGGACGAGGGCGAGAGGGAGATCATGGTTAAGAGGGACCGGACTGTAAGATCAAAGTCGATCGAGGTCGACCTGACCGCGAATTTGCCGAGGATGTTTGGCCCCGACGTGTCCGGCCGTGTCATCGCCGAAATTCGTAAGGCCTTTGGGGTGGAGGAGGCCTAG